In Drosophila simulans strain w501 chromosome 3R, Prin_Dsim_3.1, whole genome shotgun sequence, a single window of DNA contains:
- the LOC27207937 gene encoding serine/threonine-protein kinase pelle: MSGVQTAEAEAQAQNQANGNRTRSRSHLDNTMAIRLLPLPVRAQLCAHLDALDVWQQLATAVKLYPDQVEQISSQKQRGRSASNEFLNIWGGQYNHTVQTLFALFKKLKLHNAMRLIKDYVSEDLHKYIPRSVPTISELRAAPDSSAKVDNGPPFPSSSGVSNSNNNRTSTTATEEIPSLESLGNIHISTVQRAAESLLEIDYAELENATDGWSPDNRLGQGGFGDVYRGKWKQLDVAIKVMNYRSPNIDQKMVELQQSYNELKYLNSIRHDNILALYGYSIKGGKPCLVYQLMKGGSLEARLRAHKAQNPLPALTWQQRFSISLGTARGIYFLHTARGTPLIHGDIKPANILLDQCLLPKIGDFGLVREGPKSLDAVVEVNKVFGTKIYLPPEFRNFRQLSTGVDVYSFGIVLLEVFTGRQVTDRVPENETKKNLLDYVKQQWRQNRKELLEKHLAAPMGKELDMCMCAIEAGLHCTALDPQDRPSMHAVLKRFEPFVTD, translated from the exons ATGAGTGGCGTCCAGACCGCCGAGGCTGAGGCGCAGGCCCAAAACCAAGCGAATGGCAACAGGACCAGGTCGCGCTCCCACTTGGACAACACAATGGCCATCCGACTGCTGCCGTTGCCCGTGCGAGCCCAGCTATGTGCCCACTTGGATGCCCTGGACGTGTGGCAGCAGCTGGCCACGGCCGTTAAACTCTATCCCGACCAGGTGGAGCAGATAAGCAGCCAGAAACAGCGCGGCCGCTCAGCCTCCAATGAGTTTCTCAACATTTGGGGAGGCCAGTACAATCACACGGTGCAAacgttgtttgctttgttcAAAAA ATTGAAGCTGCACAATGCCATGCGTCTGATCAAAGACTACGTTAGCGAGGATCTGCACAAGTACATACCCAGGAGCGTGCCCACCATCAGCGAGCTGCGCGCTGCTCCCGATTCCAGTGCCAAAGTGGACAATGGCCCGCCGTTTCCCTCCTCCTCGGGCGTCAGCAACTCAAACAACAATCGCACCAGCACAACGGCAACGGAGGAGATTCCCAGCCTGGAGTCCCTGGGCAATATACACATAAGCACGGTCCAGAGGGCAGCCGAATCCTTGCTGGAGATCGATTATGCGGAGCTGGAAAACGCCACGGACGGCTGGAGCCCGGATAATCGACTGGGACAGGGCGGATTTGGCGACGTGTACCGCGGCAAATGGAAGCAACTGGACGTGGCCATCAAGGTGATGAACTACCGCAGTCCCAACATCGACCAGAAAATGGTGGAGCTGCAGCAAAGCTACAACGAACTCAAGTATTTAAACAGCATCCGGCACGACAACATCCTGGCCCTCTACGGATACAGCATCAAAGGTGGAAAGCCGTGTCTTGTCTACCAGCTAATGAAGGGCGGTTCCCTGGAGGCTCGTCTACGAGCTCATAAGGCACAAAACCCACTACCAGCACTCACCTGGCAGCAGCGGTTTAGCATCAGCCTCGGCACAGCTAG AGGCATCTACTTCCTGCACACGGCGCGAGGTACTCCGCTGATCCATGGAGACATCAAGCCGGCCAACATCTTGCTCGATCAATGTCTGCTGCCAAAAATCGGAGACTTTGGGCTGGTGCGCGAGGGTCCCAAGTCCTTGGACGCTGTGGTGGaagtgaacaaagttttcggCACCAAGATCTACCTGCCACCGGAGTTCCGCAACTTCAGACAACTCAGCACGGGCGTGGACGTCTACAGCTTCGGCATTGTGCTGTTGGAGGTGTTCACGGGTCGTCAGGTGACGGATCGTGTGCCGGAAAACGAGACGAAGAAGAATTTGCTGGACTACGTCAAACAGCAGTGGCGGCAAAACCGGAAGGAGCTGCTGGAGAAGCACTTGGCAGCACCGATGGGCAAGGAGCTGGACATGTGCATGTGCGCCATCGAGGCGGGCTTGCACTGTACAGCCCTGGATCCGCAGGATCGTCCATCCATGCACGCGGTGCTCAAGCGTTTCGAGCCATTTGTTACCGACTAG